One Miscanthus floridulus cultivar M001 chromosome 11, ASM1932011v1, whole genome shotgun sequence DNA window includes the following coding sequences:
- the LOC136494427 gene encoding 23.2 kDa heat shock protein-like, protein MSRTAAAFMLACLAVTAAAALADGALLPWFGDGRRDESAAVSPLSDVGLLADPFRILEHVPFGFDRDDVAMVSMARVDWRETPDAHEIVVDVPGMRREDLKIEVEDNRVLRVSGERRRAEERRGDHWHREERTYGRFWRQFRLPENADLDSVAASLDNGVLTVRFRKLAPEQIKGPRVVGIAGGDGDGDAKKSIGGAGAGDDHQAKKVEL, encoded by the coding sequence ATGTCGAGGACGGCCGCAGCGTTCATGCTCGCGTGCCTCGccgtgacggcggcggcggcgctggcggacGGCGCGCTGCTCCCGTGGTTCGGCGACGGCAGGCGCGACGAGTCCGCGGCGGTGTCGCCGCTGTCCGACGTGGGCCTCCTGGCGGACCCGTTCCGGATCCTGGAGCATGTCCCCTTCGGGTTCGACCGGGACGACGTGGCCATGGTGTCCATGGCGCGCGTGGACTGGCGCGAGACCCCCGACGCGCACGAGATCGTGGTGGACGTGCCCGGGATGCGCAGGGAGGACCTCAAGATCGAGGTGGAGGACAACCGGGTGCTGCGCGTcagcggcgagcggcggcgcgcgGAGGAGCGCAGGGGCGACCACTGGCACCGCGAGGAGCGCACCTACGGCAGGTTCTGGCGCCAGTTCCGCCTCCCCGAGAACGCCGACCTCGACTCCGTCGCCGCCAGCCTCGACAACGGCGTCCTCACCGTGCGGTTCCGGAAGCTGGCGCCCGAGCAGATCAAGGGCCCGCGCGTCGTCGGGATCGCCGGGGGAGACGGTGACGGCGACGCCAAGAAGAGCATCGGCGGCGCTGGCGCCGGGGATGATCATCAGGCCAAGAAGGTGGAGCTCTGA